From Nocardioides sp. HDW12B, the proteins below share one genomic window:
- a CDS encoding TetR/AcrR family transcriptional regulator: MSETGDDPRAARRSRRNTRARLVEAAADVFATKPLGRVTVDDLVGAAGFSRGAFYSNYSTIEDLFFDVYADQADLMLAAVSSAVDQVPPDSFDLDSIGVVFAALTPFGRRWFPLHNEFTLLAVRDADARARFGAHVERFQHRIEELVTRVLHLLGRRPVVSDEHVSDVLLALYLHSLGAELLGSGGLPPDRLVTAVLPHLILGLSTPAD; this comes from the coding sequence ATGAGCGAGACCGGGGACGACCCGCGGGCCGCACGGCGCAGCCGTCGCAACACCCGCGCCCGGCTGGTCGAGGCCGCCGCCGACGTCTTCGCCACCAAGCCGCTCGGCCGGGTCACCGTCGACGACCTCGTGGGCGCCGCCGGCTTCTCGCGCGGGGCGTTCTACTCCAACTACTCCACGATCGAGGACCTCTTCTTCGACGTGTACGCCGACCAGGCCGACCTCATGCTGGCCGCCGTCAGCTCCGCGGTGGACCAGGTGCCGCCTGACTCGTTCGACCTCGACTCGATCGGCGTGGTCTTCGCCGCTCTCACGCCGTTCGGCCGTCGCTGGTTCCCGCTGCACAACGAGTTCACGCTGCTCGCCGTCCGCGACGCCGACGCCCGGGCACGGTTCGGTGCCCACGTCGAGCGGTTCCAGCACCGCATCGAGGAGCTGGTGACGCGGGTGCTGCACCTGCTGGGTCGCCGGCCCGTGGTCAGCGACGAGCACGTCAGCGACGTCCTGCTCGCGCTCTACCTCCACAGCCTCGGCGCCGAGCTGCTGGGCAGCGGCGGCCTGCCGCCCGACCGGCTCGTGACCGCGGTCCTCCCCCACCTGATCCTGGGCCTTTCGACGCCCGCCGACTGA